CCCGGGACCGGCCCCCGGCCGCGCCGACCGATTCCTTCCCCGGGCCGGTGAACGGATCGATCCATGGGGGCGGACCCGGGACGCCGAACGGCTCGGGCCTGAACGGGTCGACCGGCGGCGTCGGGATCAACGGGCGTCCGGGCGGATTCCGCGACCAGGGCGGCTTCGGCGGCCCGCATCGCGTCGGCTTCGACGGCAACGGCGCGACCGACACCGGTTTCGACGGCCCCGACGAGGACGAGGACGACGATCTGGACGCCGGCGACGCCGTCGCCACGGTCACCGAGATCTGGCCGACCTACTCCACCCGCCGAGACCAGGCCCCGCCGAACGCGGCCCAGAGCCGGCTGAACGAGAAGTACAGCTTCGAGACCTTCGTCATCGGCGCCTCCAACCGCTTCGCGCACGCGGCCGCGGTGGCCGTCGCCGAGGCCCCGGCGGTGGCCTACAACCCGCTGTTCATCTGGGGAGACTCCGGTCTGGGCAAGACCCACCTGCTGCACGGCATCGGGCACTACGCGCAACGGCTCTTCCCCGGGATGCGGGTCCGGTACGTCTCCAGCGAAGAGTTCACCAACGACTTCATCAACTCGCTGCGTGACGACCGCAAGGTCGCCTTCCAGCGCCGCTACCGCGACGTCGACGTGCTGCTGGTCGACGACATCCAGTTCTTGGAGGGCAAGGAAGGCACCCAGGAGGAGTTCTTCCACACCTTCAACACCCTCTACAACGCCAACAAGCAGATCGTCATCTCCTCGGACCGGCCGCCCAAGCGGCTGGAGACCTTGGAGGACCGGATGCGCACCCGGTTCGAGTGGGGGCTGATCACCGACATCCAGCCGCCCGAGCTGGAGACCCGGATCGCCATCCTGCGCAAGAAGGCCGCGTTGGACCGGATGAACGCCCCGGACGACGTGCTGGAGTTCATCGCCAGCCGGATCGAGCGCAACATCCGCGAGCTGGAGGGTGCGCTGATCCGCGTGACCGCGTTCGCCTCGCTCAACAAACAGGCCGTCGACCTCGCCCTGGCCCAGATCGTGCTGCGCGACCTGGTCCGCGACGCCGTGTCCAACGACATCGACGCGGCCACGATCATGGCGGTGACGGCGGAGTACTTCAACGTCACCCTGGACGAGCTGTGCGGGCCGGTGAAGACCAAACAGATCGCCATGGCCCGGCAGATCGCGATGTACCTGTGCCGCGAGCTCACCGACCTGACGCTGCCCAAGATCGGCGCGACGTTCGGCGGCCGCGACCACACCACCGTCATGCACGCGACCAAGAAGATCCGCACCGAGTTGGCCGAGCGTCGCCAGACCTACGACCACGTGCAGGAGCTGACCGCGCGCATCCGTGACCGCGCCCGTCGGTGACCTTTCCCTGCCGCTCTGTCCGATTCATCACCGCCGGCCGTCGCGCCGCCGCGGGTCCTGTGGGCACCCCGGATAACCATGCACAATCTGTGGACAACTCTGTGGACAGCTCGGCTCGCCACGGGGACAACATCCGGACCCGCTCCGGGCTCCACAATGCCGACCAGCTGTGCCCCCTGGTGTCCCCGGGCTGTCCACGCCGGCGACACGCCAGCCCGCCTGCGGCGACAGGCTCCCGTCCACACCATCCACACCGCCTACTACTGGTACTGGATTTATCTCTAGAAGAGATCCTTCAAACAACAGGGTTGGGGATGAACCGGAACGTGTGGTTCGGGACCGGCTCGGGCATCGGCCACCGCGGCGGTCCCTGGACCGCCGCCCGCGGTGCCGACCGGCCGGCAGCGCCCGGACCCGGTGACGGGAGCTCGGATCGGTGGTCGTACGGTGGACGCCCCTGCCTGCGCCGGTGCGCGGACACGGCGATCCGACCCCCGATCGCCTGCCCGACCGCCGACCGGCAGGTTCCGCCCCGCCAGCTCGCGCCCTCACCCCGGCGTCTGGGACTCGACCCATGGAGGTCCCGATGAAGTTCCGCGTCGCCCGCGACGATCTCGCCGACGCCGTCGCCTGGGTCGCCAAGTCGTTGCCGGCTCGTCCGCCGGTTCCGGTGCTCGGCGGGATCCTGCTCGAGGTCAGCGGCTCGACCCTGACCGTGGCCGGCTTCGACTACGAGGTCTCCACCCGGGCCACCCTCACCGTGGACACCCTGGACGAACTAGAACCGGACGCCCCCGGCGGCCCGGCCGGCACCGACCGGGTGCTGGTCTCCGGCCGGCTGCTCGCCGAGATCACCCGCTCCCTGCCGGCCAAGCCGGTCGACCTGGCCGTGCTCGGCCCCAAGGTCAGCATCGTGGCCGGGTCCGCCCGGTTCACCCTGCCGACCATGCCGGTCGAGGACTACCCGCCGTTGCCGCAGATGCCGGCCGCCTCCGGCACCGTGGACAGCGCCGAATTCGCCGAGGCCGTCGCCCAGACCGCGATCGCCGCCGGTCGCGACGACACCCTGCCGATGCTGACCGGGATCCGGGTCGAGATCGACGGCGACCGGTTGACCCTGGCCGCCACCGACCGGTTCCGGCTGGCCGTGCGTGAGCTGGGCTGGCACCCGGACCAGGAGAACCTCTCGACCGCCGTGCTGGTACCGGCCCGCACCCTGGCCGACGCGGCCAAGACGCTGGGCGGAGCCAAGCAGGTGACGGTCGCGCTCGGCGAGGGGCTGCTCGGCCTGGACGCCGGCGATCGGCGTACCACCGTGCGCCTGCTGGACGTCGAGTTCGTCAAGTACCGCTCGCTGCTGCCGACCTCGCACACCACCACCGTCGAGGTGCCGGTCGCGGCCCTCGGCGAGTCGATCAAGCGGGTCGCCCTGGTCACCGACCGCGGTCATCACCTACGGCTGCAGGTCGGCGAAGGGGCGCTGACGCTGACCGCCGGCGGCGACGACGAGGGTCGCGCCGAGGAAGACCTGCCGGCCGAGGTGGACGGCGAGGAACTGCTCATCGCGTTCAACCCGTCGTACCTGCTGGACGGCCTGGGCGTGGTGCACGCCGACACGGTCCGGCTCTCGTTCACCACCCCGGCCCGCCCGGCGCTGCTGGTGCCGATCGTCAAATCGGACGAGCCGGCCGAATCAGCCGAGGCCGCGGCCGAGGCCGCGGCGACGCCGGACATCGACGCCGATGGGGTCGGCTCCGACGAGGACACTCCGGCCTATCGCTACCTGGTGATGCCCGCCCGCCTGCCCGGCTGACCCTGCGCCGGACCTGGTTCGGCCCGACACTGTTCGTCACACACGATCCAGCCGTTGCTCTCGTCCTCTGGGGAAGGAACTCACATGCAGCTCGGTCTCATCGGTCTTGGCAAGATGGGCGCCAACATGGCCGAACGGCTTCGCCGGGATGGTCATCAGGTGGTCGGATTCGATCGCAGCCCGCAGGCCCCGCGGGACGTCGACTCGCTCGAGGGCCTGGTCGCGGCGCTGACCACGACCCCGCGGGTGGTGTGGGTGATGGTGCCCTCCGGTGAGCCGACCCGGGCCACCGTCGCCGCCCTCGGTGAGCTGCTCTCGCCGGGGGACATCATCATCGACGGCGGCAACTCCGAGTACGTCGACGACAAGGCCCATGCCGCCGCGCTCGCGCCCAAGGGAATCCGGTACCTGGACTGCGGCGTCTCCGGCGGGGTCTGGGGCATCACCGAGGGCTACGCCCTGATGGTCGGCGGCGACGCCGACGCGGTGGCCGTCGCGCAGCCCATCTTCGACTCGCTCAAGCCGCCGACCGGGGGCTTCGTGCATGCCGGACCGGTCGGGTCCGGGCACTTCGTCAAGATGATCCACAACGGGATCGAGTACGGGATCATGCAGGCCTACGGCGAGGGCTACGAGCTGATGAAGGCGGTCGACTGGGTGACCAACCCGGACGAGGTGATGGCCTCCTGGCAGAACGGCACGGTCATCCGGTCCTGGCTGCTGGACCTGCTGGTCCGGGCCTTGGACGCGGACCCGGGGCTGAGCCAGATCCGCGGCTACGCCCAGGACTCCGGCGAGGGCCGGTGGACCATCGAGGCGGCGATCGAGAACGCGGTGCCGATGCCGGTGATCACCGCCGCGCTGTTCGCCCGCTTCGCCTCGCGGCAGACGGACTCGCCGACGATGAAGGTGGTCGCCGCGCTGCGCAACCAGTTCGGTGGGCATCCGGTCGGCACCGAGGGTTCCGACGCCTCGGTCCCGATCGCCTGAGCGCCGGATCCGGCGCGCCCGTTCGCCTGAGCGCCGGATCCGGCGCATTGGCGCCGCTCCGGAAAGGGTGACGCGATGTATGTGCGCCACCTGGCGCTGACCGACTTCCGGTCCTGGCCCGCAGTCGACGTTCCCCTGCAACCCGGGGTCAACGTGCTGGTCGGTCGCAACGGGACCGGCAAGACGAACCTGATGGAGGCGTTGGGGTACCTGGCCACCCTCGGTTCGCACCGGGTGGCCACCGACGCCCCGCTGGTCCGGTCCGGCTGCACCCGGTCGATCCTGCGGGCGGCGGTGGTCTCCGGCGATCGTGAGCTGCTGCTGGAGATGGAGATCGCCCGGGACCGGCGCAACACCGCACGGATCAACCGGGCGCCGCTCACCCGGCCGCGGGACCTGCTCGGCGTGCTGCGCACGGTGCTGTTCGCGCCGGAGGACCTGGCCCTGGTCCGGGGCGATCCGACCGAGCGGCGCCGGTTCCTGGACGAGGTGCTGATGATGCGGGCGCCCCGGCTGGCCGGGGTCAAGGCCGACTACGACCGGGTTCTCAAACAGCGCAACGCCCTGCTCAAGACCGCCGGCGCGGCCCGCCGGACGGGCGATCTGTCCACCCTGGACGCGTGGGACGAACACCTGGTCGCCGCCGGCGCCGAATTGATCCACGCCCGGCTGGCCCTGGTCGCGCAGCTGCGGCCGCCGGTGACCGCGGCCTACGCCGACGTCGCCGGCGCCGATCAGGTGGTGGACCTGGTCTACCGCTCGACGGTTCCGCTGGGTCCGGACCCGGCGTCGGCGGCCGGCACGATCGCGGTGCCCGACCGGGCCGCGCTGGCCGAGGCGATGCTGGCCGAGCTCGGCCGGATGCGGAGCAAGGAACTGGAACGCGGCATCTGCCTGGTCGGTCCGCACCGCGACGACCTGGAGCTGCTGCTGGGCACCGACCCGGCCAAGGGATACGCCTCGCACGGGGAGTCGTGGTCGTTCGCGTTGGCGCTGCGCCTGGCGTCGTTCTCGTTGCTGCGTTCGGACGGGGTCGATCCGGTGCTGATCCTGGACGACGTGTTCGCCGAGCTCGATGCCGGCCGCCGCGGCCGGCTGGCCGAGCTGGTCGCCGGCGCCGAGCAGGTGCTGATCACCGCGGCGGTGGGCGCCGACGTGCCCGGCGCGCTGGGCGGGGTGCGGCTGGCCATCGGCGACGGGACCGTCGGGCCCGGCTGAACCCGACCGGCTCGTCGGGTACCGGCGCGTCGGCACGGCCGGGGGACAATGGTCCGATGCCCGAGGACCCCGCACCGCGCGTCCCCTCCGGTTCGGGACCGTCCGGTTCGGCCGGGCGCGGCTCGGACCTGGCCCGCGAGGCGCTGGCCGCGGCCCGGGCCAGCAACGCGGCCCGGCGCAAGGCGGCCGGCCGGACCCCGCGGACCGGATCCGGGTCGGCCGGCAATCTGCGCCGCCGCCGCTGGTCGGGCTCCGGCCCGGACGCCGCCCGCGATCCGCAGCCGCTCGGCCTGACCATGCGGTCCTGGGTGAAGGCGGCGGGCACCGGTGCCGATCTGACCAAGGCCACGCTCTTCGGCCGCTGGGAGAAGATCGTCGGTGACGAGGTCGCCCAACGATGCTCGCCGACCTCGCTGGTCGACGGCGAGCTGGTGGTGCAGGCCGAGTCCACCGCCTGGGCCACCCAGATCCGGATGCTCGCGCCCCAGTTGCTGGTCAAGATCAACGCCGAGCTGGGTCCCCGGACCGTGATCCGGATCCGGGCCAAGGGCCCGGCCGGCCCGTCCTGGCGGTTCGGCGAGCGGCACGTGCGCGGCCGTGGCCCTCGCGACACCTACGGCTGAGCGCTCGCGGTGCTGGTCGCCGGTCGCCGGCCGGCGGCGCGACGCCGCGGCGCGGTCACCGTGTGGTCATAGAGCGGGGCCGGTGCCCCCGCCGAACCACATCAGGTAGGCGCGGCGGTTGTACCCGCCGCTGAGCACGTTGCGCAGCACCCAGCGCACAGACCCGCGGTACCGGCCGACCACCGTCGCTGCGGCCGCCGGCGGCAGCTCGTCCAGCAGCCAGAAGTAGCGGTAGGCCAGCGCCGTCGGGTGCTGCGTGGGCAGATCACGCAGGGCGATCGGTGGCGCCGGGTCTGGTCGGCCGGTCGGCGGCGGGACGTCCGACCGGGCGGCGATGGCCGGGCCCAGGGCGGCCGCCGCCTGGCGCACGGTGCCCAGCAACGCCTCCCGGCGGCCCGGCTCTCGCGACCAGCAGCGCGATTCGTGACGCAGCCGGGACAGCGGGCCGGCCTGCCGTTCAGCGAGATCGGGGTCGGCCACCCGGATCTGGTCGACCAGGAAGCCGATGTGCGCGACCAGCGCGGCCCGGCGCACCGCGGTGACCGGCTCGGCCAGCACCCGGCTGAGCCGGTCCAGATCCCGTCCCACTGCGGCCAGCCCGACCGCTCGCAGCGCCGGGGCGCTCGGCGCGGATGGCGGGACGGACGGCGAGGCGGACGAAACGGTCAGGTCCAGGCTCACGTCGGGTGCGGTCCTTCCACGGATCCGGCGACGCCGGAGGGATGCTTGCTGGCGATGTAACTGGGTGCGGCTGTTCGAGCCGGGGAGGCGCACCGCTGATACGCCGAAGTTGGCCGCCGGGGCGATCCCACCATCGATCCGGAAAGTCGATCCGGTTCCGATCCGGCGGGGATTTCGGTAGGGATCGGACGGTCGATCCGATGGTGATCCGGCCGCCTTGGGGCCGGATCCGGCCCGCGCTCGACGGCCGGGCCGGGCCGACCCGAGCGGGTCGCCGCCAATGGCTCGATGCGCCATTGCCGGCCCGCCCACCGGCCAGTCACTATCAGCCCCTCGCGCCGGGCCCGCCACGGCATCCACAGATGCCGGTATTGCCGTCCTGGCCGCCCGCGTACCGGTAGACTCGGGAGGGTTTCGTCCGCAAAGGGCTCTCAGATCGCCGCTGACGGATCGAGCAGTTTCCTCGATCCGGGCCGGCCGACCGTCGTCGGCAGGTCGCCGGCGCGTCGGAGCCTTGCGCATGCGGGGCCTCCCGAGCGCTTGCGCCGGCCGATCGGAATCGCCTCCGGGCCCGACATTGGGTGCGGTGGCGGGCTCCGAGCGTCGACCGACCTTCCGTGCCCGGGCAGAGCGAGCACAGGAGCAACGGGTAGATCCGTGACGACGAAGAAGAACGAATACGGTGCGTCTTCGATCACCGTCCTGGAGGGTCTGGAAGCGGTCCGTAAGCGGCCCGGCATGTACATCGGGTCCACCGGCGAGCGGGGTCTGCACCACCTGGTCCAAGAGGTCGTCGACAACTCGGTCGACGAGGCCATGGCCGGGTACGCCGACCGGGTCGAGGTGATCCTGCGGGCCGACGGCGGCGTCACCGTCATCGACAACGGTCGGGGCATCCCGGTGGAGATGCACCCCAAGGAGAAGAAGCCGACCGTCGAGGTCGTGCTCACGGTGCTGCACGCGGGCGGCAAGTTCGACTCCGACTCCTACGCGGTCTCCGGCGGCCTGCACGGCGTGGGTGTCTCGGTGGTCAACGCCCTGTCCACCCGGCTCGACGTGGAGATCCACCGAGACGGCCACGCCTACCGGCAGTCCTACCGGTACGCCAAGCCCGGACCGCTGGAGACGATCGGGCCGAGCTCGCGGACCGGGTCGTCGGTCACCTTCTGGCCCGACGGGGAGATCTTCGAGACCGTCGAATTCAAGCTGGAGACCATCTCCCGCCGGTTGCAGGAGATGGCGTTCCTGAACAAGGGCCTGACCATCACCCTGCGCGACGAGCGCCGGACCGACGTCGAGCTGGAGGAGATCGCCGAGAGCGGTGCGAATGCCGTTCCGGTCGAGGCGGAGCCGACGACGCCGGCCAAAGCCTGGAAGCCGCTGGAGCGGACCTTCCACTACCCGGGCGGCCTGGTCGACTACATCAAGCACCTCAATCACACCAAGGACCCGATCCACCCGTCGATCGTCGGATTCGAATCC
This genomic window from Nakamurella multipartita DSM 44233 contains:
- the dnaA gene encoding chromosomal replication initiator protein DnaA codes for the protein MSHEETDNQLLPVWRSVVADLEPTLSQQQRAWLSLTQPVGLLGSTALLAAPSEFAKEAIERSLRDAIATALSRHLGQPIKLAVTVSEEMEPVVEPADRRYPRDRPPAAPTDSFPGPVNGSIHGGGPGTPNGSGLNGSTGGVGINGRPGGFRDQGGFGGPHRVGFDGNGATDTGFDGPDEDEDDDLDAGDAVATVTEIWPTYSTRRDQAPPNAAQSRLNEKYSFETFVIGASNRFAHAAAVAVAEAPAVAYNPLFIWGDSGLGKTHLLHGIGHYAQRLFPGMRVRYVSSEEFTNDFINSLRDDRKVAFQRRYRDVDVLLVDDIQFLEGKEGTQEEFFHTFNTLYNANKQIVISSDRPPKRLETLEDRMRTRFEWGLITDIQPPELETRIAILRKKAALDRMNAPDDVLEFIASRIERNIRELEGALIRVTAFASLNKQAVDLALAQIVLRDLVRDAVSNDIDAATIMAVTAEYFNVTLDELCGPVKTKQIAMARQIAMYLCRELTDLTLPKIGATFGGRDHTTVMHATKKIRTELAERRQTYDHVQELTARIRDRARR
- the dnaN gene encoding DNA polymerase III subunit beta; translated protein: MKFRVARDDLADAVAWVAKSLPARPPVPVLGGILLEVSGSTLTVAGFDYEVSTRATLTVDTLDELEPDAPGGPAGTDRVLVSGRLLAEITRSLPAKPVDLAVLGPKVSIVAGSARFTLPTMPVEDYPPLPQMPAASGTVDSAEFAEAVAQTAIAAGRDDTLPMLTGIRVEIDGDRLTLAATDRFRLAVRELGWHPDQENLSTAVLVPARTLADAAKTLGGAKQVTVALGEGLLGLDAGDRRTTVRLLDVEFVKYRSLLPTSHTTTVEVPVAALGESIKRVALVTDRGHHLRLQVGEGALTLTAGGDDEGRAEEDLPAEVDGEELLIAFNPSYLLDGLGVVHADTVRLSFTTPARPALLVPIVKSDEPAESAEAAAEAAATPDIDADGVGSDEDTPAYRYLVMPARLPG
- the gnd gene encoding phosphogluconate dehydrogenase (NAD(+)-dependent, decarboxylating), whose protein sequence is MQLGLIGLGKMGANMAERLRRDGHQVVGFDRSPQAPRDVDSLEGLVAALTTTPRVVWVMVPSGEPTRATVAALGELLSPGDIIIDGGNSEYVDDKAHAAALAPKGIRYLDCGVSGGVWGITEGYALMVGGDADAVAVAQPIFDSLKPPTGGFVHAGPVGSGHFVKMIHNGIEYGIMQAYGEGYELMKAVDWVTNPDEVMASWQNGTVIRSWLLDLLVRALDADPGLSQIRGYAQDSGEGRWTIEAAIENAVPMPVITAALFARFASRQTDSPTMKVVAALRNQFGGHPVGTEGSDASVPIA
- the recF gene encoding DNA replication/repair protein RecF (All proteins in this family for which functions are known are DNA-binding proteins that assist the filamentation of RecA onto DNA for the initiation of recombination or recombinational repair.) — encoded protein: MYVRHLALTDFRSWPAVDVPLQPGVNVLVGRNGTGKTNLMEALGYLATLGSHRVATDAPLVRSGCTRSILRAAVVSGDRELLLEMEIARDRRNTARINRAPLTRPRDLLGVLRTVLFAPEDLALVRGDPTERRRFLDEVLMMRAPRLAGVKADYDRVLKQRNALLKTAGAARRTGDLSTLDAWDEHLVAAGAELIHARLALVAQLRPPVTAAYADVAGADQVVDLVYRSTVPLGPDPASAAGTIAVPDRAALAEAMLAELGRMRSKELERGICLVGPHRDDLELLLGTDPAKGYASHGESWSFALALRLASFSLLRSDGVDPVLILDDVFAELDAGRRGRLAELVAGAEQVLITAAVGADVPGALGGVRLAIGDGTVGPG
- a CDS encoding DUF721 domain-containing protein, with protein sequence MPEDPAPRVPSGSGPSGSAGRGSDLAREALAAARASNAARRKAAGRTPRTGSGSAGNLRRRRWSGSGPDAARDPQPLGLTMRSWVKAAGTGADLTKATLFGRWEKIVGDEVAQRCSPTSLVDGELVVQAESTAWATQIRMLAPQLLVKINAELGPRTVIRIRAKGPAGPSWRFGERHVRGRGPRDTYG